A window of Hymenobacter siberiensis genomic DNA:
CGCTCGGTCGTGTTGCCCACCAGCACGCGGGTGATGCGCCCGGCCCGGTCGCGCTCGCTGATGCCGCCCAGTGAGATGTGCCCGACGGTGACGCTGGTTTTCGAATCCACTGCTTTGTAGATGAAGACGTTGGGGTCATTCATATCATTGGAGCCTTCGATGTACCAGCTCAGGCCGGCCTCGGTAAGAGGGAAGGAGAACATCGAGCCGCTCCACTCTTTCATCAGCCGCTCGTCGTCGACCCATTCCATGAGCTGAGCGAAATCGTCGGACCTGAAGGGTTCCAGTATAATCATAT
This region includes:
- a CDS encoding GNAT family N-acetyltransferase encodes the protein MIILEPFRSDDFAQLMEWVDDERLMKEWSGSMFSFPLTEAGLSWYIEGSNDMNDPNVFIYKAVDSKTSVTVGHISLGGISERDRAGRITRVLVGNTTERRRGICQAMVKAMLRLGFEDLKLHRISLGVYDFNHAAINCYLKCGFQEEGRMRDVVRHGDGYWTLIEMGILEDEWRALYPAIHAV